tccagctcctttagatgtagggtgaggttgtatatttgagacttttcatgcttcttgaggaaggcctgtattgaaatatactttcctcttagtatTGCCTGTGCTGCATCTCAAAAATtttgaactgtcatgttttcattttcatttgtttccatgtatttttcattGGTTAGAGCAAAAGCTGAGTATCATAGTCTCTTGCCTCATTTGATAAAGCCTTGCTGTCAAGATCTAAACTGGAATACTGATGCACTACACAAACCCAGAGACAGGCTTTGCTGTAGAACAGCATTactcctcttttttaaaaaatttttaaattagtatataatgtattatttgtttcaggggtacaggtctgtgattcaccagtctgacacaattcacagcactcaccatagtacataccctccccaatgtccatcacccagccaccccatcccccccaccaccctccactctagcaactctctgtttcctgagattaagagtctcctatggtttgtctccctctctgtttttgtcttgtttcatttttccctccattcccctatgatcctctgtcttgtttctcaaattcttcatatgatacttgtctttctctgattgacttagtttgcttagcataataccctctagttccatccacattgttgcaaaaggcaagatttcatttttgatggctgcataatattccattgtataaatataccacatcttcattatccatttatctgttgatggacatctaggctctttccatagtttggctattgtagacattgctgctataaacattggggtgcatgtgccccttcggataactacatttgtatttatggagtaaatatccagtagtgcaattgctgggtcatagggtagctctattttttactttttggggaacctccaaactgttttccagagggctacaccagtttgcattcccaccaacagttttcCACATCCTTTCTAACATCTGTTgcttcccgacttgttaattttagccattctgattggtgtgaagtggtatcttattgtggttttgatttgcatttccctgatgctgaataatgttgagcactttttcctgtgtctattggccatttgaatgtcttatttgcagaaatgtctgttcatgtcttcagcccatacttgattgtattatttgttctccAGGTGTTCAATTTGATAacctctttatagattttggatactagtcctttatctgatatgtcatttgcaaatatcttctcccattctgtcagttgtcttggttttgttcactatttcttttgctgtgcaaaaactttttatcttgatgaagtcccaatagtacattttgcccttgcttcccttgcctttggcgatgtttttaagaagttgctgcggctgaggtcaaagatgttgctgcctgtgttctcctttaggattttgatggattcctgtctcacattgaggacTTTCAACcatttccattctatttttgtgtgtggtgtaaggaaatggtccagtttcattcttctgcatgtgactgtccaattttcccaacaccatttgttgaagagattgtcttttttccattggacgttcgttcctgctttgtcaaagattagttgatcatagagttgagggtccatttctgggctctctattctattccattgatctatgtgtctgtttttggaccagtaccatactgtcttgatgatgacagctttgtaatagagctggaagcccgGAATTaggatgccaccagctttacttttctttttcaacattcttctggctattcaggttcttttctggttccatacaaagtttaggattatttgttcaatttctttgaaaaaagtggatggtattttgatagggattgcattgaatgtgtagattgctctaggtagcatagacattttcacaatgtttgttcttccaatccatgagcatggaacgtttttccatttctttgtgtcttcctcaatttcttccatgagtattttagttttctgagtacagattctttgcctcattggttagatttattcctatgtatcttatggttttgggtgcgattgtaaatgggatcgactccttaatttctcttctgtcttgttgttggtgtataggaataccactgatttctgtgcattgattttatatcctgccactttactgaattcttgtatgagttctagcagttttggggtggagtcttttgggttttccacatacagtatcatatcatctgtaaagagtgagagtttgacttcctctttgccgatttggatgcctttaattttttttgttgtctgattgctgaggctaggacttctaatactatgttgaatagcagtggtcatagtggacatccctgttgtgttcctgaccttagggtgagggccctcagtttttccccattgagaatgatattcgctgtatgtttttcatagatggtttttatgatatgaggtatgtaccctctatctctatactctgaagagttttcaagaaaggatgctgtactttgtcaaatgctttttgtgcatctattgagaggatcatataattcttgttctttcttttattattgtattgtatcacattgattgatttgtggatgttgaaccaaccttgcagcccaggactAAAAcgcacttggtcgtggtgaataatccttttaatgtactgttggatcctattggctagtattttggtgagaatttttgcatccatattcatcaaggaaatcggtctgtaattctccttttgatggggactttgtctggttttgggatcaaggtaaagGTGGCCTCAttaaacgagtttggaagttttccttccacttccattttttggaacagtttcagaagaataagtattgattttctttaaatgtttggtagaatttccctgggaagccatctggccctgggcttttgtttcttgggagatttttgatgactgcttcaatttccttagtggttataggtctgttcagattttctatttcttcctggttcagttttggtagttgatacatctctaggaacgcatccatttcttccagattatctaatttgctggcatagagttgctcatatgttcttataattgtttgtatttctttggtgctggttttgatctttcctctttgattcatgattttgttgatttgggtcatttctcttttctttttgataagtctggccaggggtttatcaatcttgttaattctttcaaagaaccagctcctagtttcattgatctgttctggtgttcttttggtttctatttcattgatttctgctctgatctttattatttctcttctcctgctggggttaggcttcatttgctgttctttctccagttcctttaggtgtagggttaggttgtgtatttgagacctttcttgtttcttgagaaaggcttgtattgctatatactttcctcttaggactgcctttgctgcatcccaaaaattttgaacagttgtgttttcgttttcattggtttccatgaattttttaaattcttctttaatttcctggttgacctattcattcttctgtaggatgctctttagcctccatgtatttgagttccctccgactttcttcttgtgattgagttctagtttcaaagcactgtggtctgaaaatacacagggaatgatcccaaacttttggtacccattgagacctgatttgtgacctaggatgtgatctattctggagaatgttccatgggcactagagaagaatgtgttttctgttgttttgggatggaatgttctgaatatatttgtgaagtccatttggtccaatgtgtcatttcaggtttttatttccttgttgatcttttgcttagattatctgtccatttcagtgagtggggggtgttaaagtcccccactattttcgtattgttgttgatgtgtttctttgcttttgttgttaattgccttatataattggctgctcccatgttaggggcatagatatttacaattgttagatcttcttgttggatagaccctttaagtatgattaGTGTCCTTCCTTGTCtgttattatagtctttgttttaaaatctaatttgtctgatataaggattgccacctcagctttcttttggtgtccattagcatggtaaatggttttccacccccttactttcaatctgggagtgtctttgggtctaaaatgagtctcttgcagacagcatatagatcagtcttgttttttttttacccaatcttatagtctgtgtcttttgattggggcatttagcccatttacattcagggtaactattgaaagatatgaatttagtgccattgtattgcctgtaaagtgactgttactgcatattgtctgtgttcctttctggtctatgttacttttatggtctctctctgcttagaggacccctttcaatatttcttgtagggctgcttttgtgtttacaatttcctttagtttttgtttgtcctggaagctttttatatctcctcctattttcaatgacagcttagctggatatagtctttctggctgcatatttttctcatttagtgccctaaatatatcatgccagtcctttctggcctgccagctctctgtggatgggtctgttgccaatctaatgtttctaccattgtaggttacagatctctttttttttttttttccactttatttatacatatttaattaagaTGGAATAGGcataaaccaaaaagaaaaaaaaatcaggaaaaagtgTCACTGCCATTTTGTTTGCAGGGAGGGGTCAGGAAATGGAATTACCTGGGAAACATCCTAAGACCATCCCAAAGTAGCTAGATTACAGAATGTAAATGACAAAATTAGGTATTATTCCACTTAATCTACAAATGAATAAAGGGATATCCTATTTAGTAGTTTATCCTATTTAGTATAAGAATTTTTACCTTTAACATATACTGATTCATTTCTCAGAAAGTAATTCCGGtaacttttagaagaaagaaatttccatTACACAATTGACTAGAAAATCTCAAATGCAACTAAGCAGCTATGCTATAGTTCAGTATGTACCATTAAATTGTTCTGGGCCAGTGTACATTTCAGTTTAACATAGAACTGCATTTTGGGTTTTAGAAAGGCAGCAATAGttatattttggcttttattctagATGCTTAATAGTTAAGGCGACAGTTGAAGCATATTAAGTAAAGGCAGTTAAAATTAAACGATGATCAACACAATCTCTTGCAACCTACATACACTGTATAATGCTTACGTGGAATGAAACCAGTGTACGTGATTCGTGTTTTATAGgcgcgcatgcgcacacacacacaaaccatcAAAAGCAGTCATTCTACATGTACTATGGTAACACATTAAAAACCCAATTATACCACAGAACTAAAGTAATATGAACAGCAGTACTTGATGTAAGATAAAGGTGACTGGTTCTAACACAGAGCTAAGCCTGTATCAGTCATTCTAATCATAATGGCTTGTAAAAGCATCAGGTTTCTAGTAGAGAAACTACCCTATGAAAATCAGTAAATCTCTCCAGAGTTTCACATCTGTAAAACCAGGGTAAGGCTACAATGATCTTGAAGTGTGAACAAGATATCCAATCAAAACAGTAAGATTCCCAGCCATAATGTAAGATAGAAAGGTCTTCATGCAGCATATGCTCTCTGGCTCCTAGAAAGCTTCATGTGCATAATATAAAGTTAAGTTGCCCAAGAAGTAAACTGGAGAAGTATGGTGAAGTTTCCATTGTGCCATGACTTTCAAACCTCAGGAATGGTGTGATCCATCAGGCTTTTCATAATGCTTGGTGCCATCCGTTTAATAATATGTTCAAAGATAAAAGCAGGCATGATTGTAATAGTAACTGCAGTCTCAGATGTTGACAGTATGTCTGCAATTTGAGAATCCTTCAGCCCAATGACATTCTGCCCGTTGACTTCACAGATGTTATGTTCTGTGAGAAGACCATTTCTGGCTGCAGAACTATCTTTCACTATGGatgttatctttccatttttaaagataaagccaACATGTCCAGTACTATCCTTATGCATGGTAACTGTCCGTTCAAAGGGCCTGTCACGAACAGTCATAGTAATCTTCTCTCCAAAAGCCTGTTTGAGCACCTTGTGTGCTTTATCAGAGCTCCAGCCTGCACAGTTTTCCCCATTGATCTGGAGTACCTGGTCCCCAAATCTCAGACCAACCAATGAGGCTGGAGAATTTGCCTGGACCAGCTGAACAAATATACCATTATCTATTGATTTAAGCCTGAGCCCAATTTTTCCATCTTGATCCTTACACAAAATGACTTCACGAATCCCTTGCTTAATTTCTGCTCTACGAATTCCAACATCATTACCAGTTACAGGTGCCACCATATAGTTCATACTGGAAGGTCTTGTTACCAACTGCCCCTGAACTGATGCTCCAGGGACCAAGGCCATATTTGCACggatttcttcttcatttaaacTCAGGCCCATGTACTGGGAGAGCTCCGGATACAATTTAGGATAGAGATTTCCATCTTGAGAGATGGGCGCAGAAGCTTCAGACAAAATTGCTGGGTTGGCAGGGTTTGCAGAAAAGGCAGTTTGAGCCTGAATAACTTTGTCTACCTTCAGGTCTTCAAGAGATGGGTACAGAGACATTTTTGCAAGATTTTTCTAGGCCACAAGGACCCGCTCACCGCCGTTGCCGCTGCCGCCTCCGGTAACTGGCACGGACTTCCGAGACCCGAAGACAGAAGAGCCGCTCGCGCCCCCAGATCTCTtttccagagctgctttcaggattttctctttgtctctgagacttgtaagttttactattagatgtcggggtgttgacctatttttattgatttttagaagggttctctgtgcctcctggattttgatgcccgtttccttcctcacattagggaagttctctgctattatttgctccagtatactttctgccccccctctctcttgttcttctgggattccaattattctaatattgtttcactttgtggtatcacttatctctcgaatatGTTCTaaggtgagcactgtgaattgtgaaggactgatgaatcacagacctgtacctctgaaacaaataacacattatatattaaagaagaagaagaagaagaagaagaagaagaagaagaagaagaagaagaagaagaagaagaagaagaagaagacagcaggaagggaaaaatgaaggggggaaactggatggggagatgaaccatgaaagactatggactctgagaaacaaacagggttctagaggggttggggtggggggatggtttagcctggtgatgggtattaaagagggcatgtattgaatggagcactgggtattatattgaaacaatgaatcaaggaaccctataccagtaaataaataagtaaataaataagtaaataaataaataaaaataaaatacttttttcatcACACAGCATATGTTcctgatttctaaaatttttactaattttttaatcattcataTTCAACATTGTTCTTCCAGTCTTCAATATGATTATGCTTCACCTTAGAAATTACTTTCTCCAATTTTTAGATATTAATTCACCCAgattatttaacatttacaaGAAGTCAGTACTGTGCTAAGCAGTTAATGGCTGTTATctaaattctgaaataatttgaaatatctaaaaaaaatcacattttttattactaggtaataataaaactaatagGCATTGTTAACTTTTTGTtggttttcctttgtctttatttcAAGAATATGCACATGTAGATAAACACAAAACCATCCCAAACTCACAGTTCTCTCAAGAACCTTTATGTCATGTAAACCTCAGAAAGCCATTAATTAGCATCAAGATCCAAAATCAAGCTTAAATAACTCAGCattcaaaatatggaaaagagTTGAGTGTAAGAAAACTTTAACATTGGGAACACAATATTGTCATCTATGAAGTAtacttattcttaaaaataatcagttgtattacatttttcaaagtattctTTATGACTTACttgattataaaaattaagagtcagtttttgagggttgctggagtggtgggggctgggaaggatggggcggctggatgatagacattggggagggtatgtgctatggtgaacgctgtgaattgtgcaagactattgaatcacagatctgtacctctgaaacaaataatacattgtatgttaaaaaaaagaagaagaagaagaagatagcaggaggggaagaatgaaggggggaaatcggatggggagatgaactatgagagactatggactctgaaaaacaaactgagggttctagaggggaggagcttggggggatgcgttagtctagtgatgggtattaaagagggcatgttctgcattgagcactgggtattatacgcaaataatgaatcatggaacactacatcaaaaactaataatgtaatgtatggtgattaacataacataataaaaaaattaaaaaatgagtcagTTTTGTATTACTGACTTCCCTTATACACTAAATACAgtacaaatttattttcctttctatccAATGTAGTATCTGAATAATATAAGCTAATTGGTTACAGCCATTAGCAgcaaatttttgctttttgaaaaaagaaatattactacTATGTAagtagaattaaaacaaaattttaacaagacAATAACCACtcaacaaaacatttaaatacgAGGTAAACAAAAAGATCTTTGTTGTGATCTTTTGCAAAAATATTGATAGATattatatcttctattttcttcaaataactaATAAGGCTAACTGTTACATATTGTTGCACAAGAGTATTTCttaaatgtaacaaaaataagttattttataataattttagatttatagaaaagggCAGATGTAGTACAGAGCTTCCTTATACTCCTCACCTAGTTGCCTTTAATATAATCATCTTATGTTACCACAGTCAACACCAAACTAGTGAACATTGATACATTGCTAATAAAGAATCTCCAGATTCTATTAGAATTTCATCACTTCTTCCATCAATATCCGTCTTAAAATGGGTTTAATTGAGAATACAACAtgacatttagtcatcatgtttCCTTTTACCTGTGACACTTGCAGTCTTTTCTTGTGGTCAGGTTGTGTGTAAAATGCCTCTCAATTTTTggttttctgatgtttttctcatgttcAGACTGGAGTTATGGGTTTCTAGAATGATGGTTCCAAAGGTGAAATCTAATCTTATCAAGGATACAGGTTATCCACATGACATCACTGGGGATATTAACCTTATCACTTGGTTAATATAGCATTTGCCAGGTGTTCCTACTGTAAAGTTACAATTTTCTGCCTTCCATTCTGTGTTCTTCTACAAAATCACCAAGTCCTGCCCACTTTAGGTGGCATTAAACTTCCTGAAAAGGgagtatttgaaatttttctgtaaagatttgtctttctccctcccacttatttctctctcaattattaaatcatttataaCAGCATGGCTCATGGATATTAACTTTATACTTCAGTTATGATCAAATGCTACTTTATTTGTTTTGCTGTAAATTGTTACAGTTTTGGCCATTGGGAGGTTTTTCAGGTTAGTTCCTGTGTGCCTTTGACATGCCccaatctttatattttttgagcactttcttactttctggcattATAAGATGCCCTTTGCctaccttatttttcctttgttccatccttaaaatcagtcatttctccaaggatctGTAATTCCTTTTACTGATGAATAGTATTTAAAAACCGATATCTGGTGCTGGGTGCCCTGCTTGTGGGATTTCATTGTTTGTAGGTTCTTAAGCAGGAAGAGCTCCAGGATATACTAACCCatgtccacacacacatatatatctgttTATGTATTGAACCATCTGTATGCACAGTAAGCTAAACATGAGTACATACTGATGTCTCTGACTCTGCTCTAGTGGCTAGGATTCACTTTTACCTTCCCTTGTTGCTTATCTGTAACTGTGCCTCTGAAAGTGTGGAACTCGTTTTCCATcagccattcaacaaatatttacatatttgttgaaaCCTAATCTGCTGTCAATGCCACATTCTCTTGAATCTGACTTTATATTAAACCCGAAATTAGGTAATGTGCACTTCCCAACATcgttctttttcttccaaaattaatTTAGCTATTTaagtttctttgcatttccatatgaactttagaatcagtttgttaacTCCTACAAAAAATATTGCTGGGATTTGTACTGGGGTTGCATTGAATTATAGATTAAATTGTGGAAAATTGACATTTTACTATCTTGAGTCTTCTAATTCATCATCACTTTCTTAAAATTGCATTTGAGCAGTGTATAtctcttcagtttccttctcatTCCTTAAAATGCATAGTAAAAATCAGGTATAAATTACACATTTGCAATTCAAAGTAAAACTTCCCTCTATCTTTTCTTATTGTCTTCCTCTCCAGATCCATCTTGTACTTTCAGGTCACACATGGAGAAAATCTACCTAGTGGTACATTCTAGATTCTCAACCACTGAGTTTAGTTGAAAATATGTAGCATATACAAATTTTGTATTGCTTATCAGGTTTTAGGTCTAGTCGATATTACATTGCACTGATGCTTGTTTTGGTAGgcattacaaaggaaaaatatgaaacactGTATGATCCAGAGTTATAGTTTACCTTTCAAGTCAGAATTTCACCATATCTGGatcttaataatatttatataatttggggATTCCTTATGTATAAGTCCTTTAAGAATACCGTATGAGAGAAGAAGAACAACTGGGTAATATAGCTTATTAATTAGATATTTGAGAATAATGTTCTAAACAGTGAAATTTGACTAATAGTAATATCAAAAAGTATGTTCAAGGTTGTtttgatatgtatgtatgttatgtgtataGGAGGAATAGCAGTTCCAGTGTGTTACATGTAACCCTAATGATTCATATTTGTTTGcagtatttatttaacagatcatactttttaagttttaatgaaACCAACAAAAAGGATATGTTATAGCTATATAATTTTGAGATTAAATTTagtgttaaaatgtaaataataagtGGACGTGTCCTCAGAGACTGTCATTTGTATTATATTGATCTAACACATGCATAGTATTTTGCAGAGATAGCAAAAATcacaattattatattttttaatatacacataCCTAGTTAGTATcctattttgtatatgttttgtgAATTAAACTTTGCAGGGTATTTCAGAGAATGATTTACCAAATTAATTTAGTTTCTTCTCTCCAGAAAGAGGAATCCCCAAattgctttgaatttatttttaccagAAATATAATTCTGAAGCTGAAAGTTTATGTATGTTTCTTTACCAAAGTGACCTGAAgctcttctatttttctcttcaaagcaCTGGTATACTACTTTATTAAATGTACTATTTCTTatggtttcactggagaaaaTAGCAAGGTGGTCTggtaaaatcttttaattttggaAAGCTGAATCATTTGTCTCACACTTTAACCCAATAGAAGCAAACCAAAAATATGATATTCAAAATATCTAATtagatgtttaaatattttgctaagtaaagaaaaaaattagtcttatatagatgttaaaacattttagatatttttatagtACAATAAGGGCTAATTTCAAACATAGCCTTGCCATGCTTTTATCTAGCTCATTCAAAGTGAAAGGATTGAGCTGCCTTTTTCTGGTCATTCTACAACAAAGTTAGTGACAGTGATCTAACGATATTAATTTCATATGTTTATTCTACTTACTGTTACTAAATatgttttaagtgctttaaaatgagaaagcatATACATACAAATTAAGAGTGCATTTGTAATTTATTAaagtagatttgaaaaaaaaatgaagcattgtCTTGAAATGCAATctacttcaaaattttaaatggttgAAGGAGATTAAGTTTGAATTAACTTTAATACTGTATAAAAGTGGTTATTTTAATTGATGAATCATTTCTTCTAATAATTCCTTTTCTACTTTGAAAATTTGTTTTGCCCTACATGGGAGCTAGTAATCATTTGAATGCAATTGAATTATCTCTGTATTGGTGGGCTGAGAATCTGGGTATTGTGatttcatctcttctttttccataTCCACCAATCTAACCCTTGGTTTTCCTTTTCCAAGGATATGTTCTATGAATTGGTCTATAATCCACCCTTCccccttttgcttttattttttggaccTCTGCAAAATCTGCTGACCAATTAACTAATTTACAAAACAGAATCCATTTTGCATGGTGCTATCAAGATGTAGATGGCAATCTAAGTCAGATACATTGGTTGATCATAGGAGGGTGTTAATATAGAACCACTCTTACCTATAGTAACATCTAATACAAAGCAATTTTGAAGCCATTTCCCCTTTGCTTACTTTGTAAAGTGGTGAAGGTCATAGAATTGTGTGTATTAGTTTTCCAATAAACAGTAAAATTACCTTAGCAATTTGTTTAAAATCTAGGATAATTATAGTAATAAAAGATTATTAGAACAAAAAATATTCTaagtatccaaaagaaaaggtaacatttatttgatgtttattagtaatttctttaataatttcagCTAAACTATCCTTAGATATTAACTTTTAGtataaaaacccttaaaaaaaccTTCTCTGGTGTATTTATAGGAGAATTTGACTGGCTTCTAGGTTACTTTATGGACAGTGGAAAATTATACCTTACTTTTCTAAATAATGatattaaataaaacctaaaggccaaatgtccttttcttattgtcaatatgtaaaatatttaataaagggTGATGTGGAACATTGAATATGCTTTTACCTCTttctcatggatttttttttcttgaatgcaAACTTTCTGTTTTAGGGTTAATCCCAGTTCTGTTTCAGAGACCAAAGTTCTCTGTGgtaaaacatgaataaatgattaaaagataATGGTCAGGtacaaaaatagtaacaaaacacTGGCATCAGAATTATTCCCAGGAAGGGAGCTTGACCTTGGGTGAGGTGATTCTCCTCAAAGGAGGCCATTTTCTGATAGGGTGACACCC
The sequence above is drawn from the Zalophus californianus isolate mZalCal1 chromosome 9, mZalCal1.pri.v2, whole genome shotgun sequence genome and encodes:
- the LOC113922839 gene encoding syntenin-1 translates to MSLYPSLEDLKVDKVIQAQTAFSANPANPAILSEASAPISQDGNLYPKLYPELSQYMGLSLNEEEIRANMALVPGASVQGQLVTRPSSMNYMVAPVTGNDVGIRRAEIKQGIREVILCKDQDGKIGLRLKSIDNGIFVQLVQANSPASLVGLRFGDQVLQINGENCAGWSSDKAHKVLKQAFGEKITMTVRDRPFERTVTMHKDSTGHVGFIFKNGKITSIVKDSSAARNGLLTEHNICEVNGQNVIGLKDSQIADILSTSETAVTITIMPAFIFEHIIKRMAPSIMKSLMDHTIPEV